Genomic DNA from Ruminococcus sp. OA3:
CATGACACATCGCTCAAATCCCAGGCCAAATCCAGCATGGCGGGTAGAACCATACTTTCTGAGGTCCAGATAGAACGCGTAATCTTCCGCGTTCAGATTTAATTCTGACATTCTGCTGATAAGTTTATCGTAATCGTCCTCTCTTTGGCTTCCGCCGATAATTTCACCGATTCCCGGTACAAGGCAGTCCATTGCCGCTACCGTTTTTCCATCGTCATTCAGCTTCATATAAAACGCTTTAATCTCTTTCGGATAATCTGTCACAAACACTGGCCGTTGAAACACCTCTTCCGTCAGATAGCGTTCATGTTCCGTCTGCAGGTCCGCTCCCCATGATACTTTATATTCAAACTTATCGTTGTTTTTCTCCAGAATCTCGATCGCCTCCGTGTAGGTAACATGTCCGAATTCTGAATTCAGTACGTGATTCAGACGGTCCAGCAGACCTTTGTCAACAAATGAATTAAAGAAATTCATCTCCTCCGGCGCCTGTTCCAATACATATTGGATGACATATTTCAGCATGCTCTCTGCGAGGTCCATATTGTCCTCCAGATCTGCAAATGTGATCTCCGGCTCGATCATCCAGAATTCCGCGGCATGGCGGGTGGTGTTGGAGTTCTCTGCACGGAAAGTAGGACCAAACGTATAGATATTGCGGAAAGCCTGCGCATATGTCTCACCGTTTAACTGTCCGCTCACTGTCAGATTCGTTTCTTTTCCAAAAAAGTCCTGAGAGTAGTCAATCGTACCTTCTTCAGTCCTTGGTATCTTATCCATATCAAGCGTCGTCACACGGAACATCTCGCCGGCACCTTCACAGTCACTCCCTGTAATCAGCGGTGTATGGACATAGACAAATCCTCTGTCCTGGAAAAACTGGTGAATCGCATATGCGATCAGTGACCGCACGCGGAATACTGCCTGGAATGTATTCGTACGCGGACGAAGATGCGTGATCGTACGAAGGTACTCCAGACTGTGCCGTTTTTTCTGAAGGGGATAATCCGGCGCG
This window encodes:
- the asnS gene encoding asparagine--tRNA ligase translates to MKLTTIREIYKDRDTYLDQEISVGGWVRSVRDSKTFGFIVLHDGTFFETLQVVYHDKMANFSEISKLNVGAAVIVKGKLVATPQAKQPFEIQADEVTVEGASAPDYPLQKKRHSLEYLRTITHLRPRTNTFQAVFRVRSLIAYAIHQFFQDRGFVYVHTPLITGSDCEGAGEMFRVTTLDMDKIPRTEEGTIDYSQDFFGKETNLTVSGQLNGETYAQAFRNIYTFGPTFRAENSNTTRHAAEFWMIEPEITFADLEDNMDLAESMLKYVIQYVLEQAPEEMNFFNSFVDKGLLDRLNHVLNSEFGHVTYTEAIEILEKNNDKFEYKVSWGADLQTEHERYLTEEVFQRPVFVTDYPKEIKAFYMKLNDDGKTVAAMDCLVPGIGEIIGGSQREDDYDKLISRMSELNLNAEDYAFYLDLRKYGSTRHAGFGLGFERCVMYLTGMSNIRDVIPFPRTVNNCEL